The genomic region GGTGAAGAGATTCTTTTTTGCTAACAAAAAACTGAGTGAAAGTGTGACTTCTGAAAATAAAAACTGCGTGGTCCGTATCTTCTTCAACGTAAGTAATAAAATACCCCCTATAGATTTATACCTTTATCTGGGTGATTTACCGAAGTTGTGGGAGAAGTTGAAGGGGAAAAGAGCCTTTGAGACTTTTGAGCTTGCTTTAGATGAAACAACTAAGAGGATTTTAGGAAACTATATTGAAGATAGGGGAATAAAGAGGAATGTTTTAGGAGATAAGGTTGATGCTACGTTGACGAAGATTATTGTGCTTGAAGATATGGATAAATCTGTGGAAGAGGAGTATTCCTTAGAAAAAGGAGCAAGGTTTTCTCCAGTGTCTTTTCTGAACGAGGAGATAAAGGTATACAATATCTTCAGAGTTTTGGATAGTGCGGTAGTTGAGCTTCTGAGTAGAAGTAAGATCTACCTTGGTGAAGCGGAGTATATTCGCACACTTATGGAGGTTATAGAGACTATTTTGAAAGAGTATTCTCATAAGGTTGGACATATATCTTCGTTCTCATTTAATTTTGGCTATCTTCCTCGCTTTGTTTTCAATAGAATTGTTGAAGGAAAGTCAATTGAGGTGCTTTACGATATTTTTGTTGGTAATACTTCTAGTTATGACTATGAAAGTGATGGGAATATAGAGAAACTATACGAGAAGCTAAAGGAATTTTGTTCTCTAGAGGTGAAGGAGATAACATACAAAGATCTAAGGAACGAGTTTCCTTATCTGCTCTTTAGTTCTATATTT from Brevinematia bacterium harbors:
- a CDS encoding trigger factor, which codes for MRLSSEEKDLGVFIYKVWFTRSEIDEIEEKAFSYWRKEADIPGYRKGTAPKELVYQRYSKNIRDTFREMLLKKIEQEISKKHRFAIDSIVLVGRRVVQSKRVIEIPGTEDEEIEFTIKVSTATSIIVEDEEGLKNSLRGIKLTVYSLKGETVDEKEVKRFFFANKKLSESVTSENKNCVVRIFFNVSNKIPPIDLYLYLGDLPKLWEKLKGKRAFETFELALDETTKRILGNYIEDRGIKRNVLGDKVDATLTKIIVLEDMDKSVEEEYSLEKGARFSPVSFLNEEIKVYNIFRVLDSAVVELLSRSKIYLGEAEYIRTLMEVIETILKEYSHKVGHISSFSFNFGYLPRFVFNRIVEGKSIEVLYDIFVGNTSSYDYESDGNIEKLYEKLKEFCSLEVKEITYKDLRNEFPYLLFSSIFERLS